Proteins co-encoded in one Klebsiella michiganensis genomic window:
- a CDS encoding D-arabinitol 4-dehydrogenase, with protein MTTKSVWMHIGAGSFHRAHQAWYLNQLRQQGDDGWSISLGNIRNDAGELLSQLAAQHGEYVLETVTPEGARAYEKIASIRKVLPWDKEITALVEEGAKASTRVIAFTVTEAGYYLTPQHELDVNQPDVKADLAGGMTTLYGALSRILHQRMSNGGEPVTLLNCDNLRHNGERFRHGFLSFLKAKGDHALFDWVTTHTVSPNTMVDRITPRPTADIAPRVKAATGFDDKVPVMGESFIQWVIEDDFINGRPPLENVGVEMVESVLPYEEAKIRILNASHSCIAWAGTLTGLSYIDESTVQQPIKQMAWDYVTEDVIPSLSPSPLDLAGYRDVVLARFSNPYIKDTNQRVAADGLSKIPGFITPTLMECYQRGEEPAATAVLPALFFLFLQRWAQGQLPYEYQDGVMQDDAVRALFASPEPLKAFVSDETLFAELAHSSAFHALMVRTVTRLEAWIKSPRQPLAAA; from the coding sequence ATGACGACGAAATCGGTATGGATGCATATTGGCGCAGGCTCTTTTCACCGTGCCCATCAGGCGTGGTATCTCAATCAGCTGCGCCAGCAGGGCGATGACGGGTGGAGTATTTCGCTGGGCAATATCCGGAATGATGCCGGCGAGCTGCTGAGCCAACTGGCGGCGCAGCACGGCGAATATGTGCTGGAAACAGTCACTCCGGAAGGGGCGCGCGCCTACGAAAAGATCGCCTCTATCCGCAAAGTATTGCCGTGGGATAAAGAGATTACTGCCCTGGTTGAAGAGGGGGCCAAAGCCTCGACCCGCGTGATTGCCTTCACCGTCACCGAAGCCGGGTATTACCTGACGCCACAGCACGAGCTGGACGTTAATCAGCCTGATGTCAAAGCCGATCTTGCCGGAGGCATGACCACGCTTTACGGCGCCCTCAGCCGCATTCTGCATCAGCGTATGAGCAATGGCGGTGAGCCGGTAACGCTGCTTAACTGCGATAACCTGCGCCACAACGGTGAACGCTTCCGCCATGGCTTTCTGTCGTTCCTGAAGGCGAAGGGCGACCACGCTCTGTTTGACTGGGTGACCACCCACACCGTGTCGCCTAACACCATGGTGGACCGCATTACCCCTCGCCCTACGGCGGACATTGCCCCGCGGGTGAAAGCCGCTACCGGATTCGACGACAAAGTGCCGGTGATGGGGGAGTCTTTTATTCAGTGGGTTATCGAGGACGACTTTATCAACGGCCGCCCGCCGCTTGAGAACGTTGGCGTCGAAATGGTGGAATCGGTGCTGCCGTATGAAGAGGCAAAAATCCGCATTCTGAACGCCAGCCACAGCTGCATTGCCTGGGCGGGCACGCTTACCGGCCTGAGCTATATTGATGAAAGCACCGTGCAGCAGCCGATTAAGCAGATGGCATGGGACTACGTTACGGAGGATGTTATTCCTTCGCTGTCGCCAAGCCCGCTGGATTTGGCCGGGTATCGCGATGTGGTGCTGGCCCGCTTTAGCAATCCGTATATCAAAGATACCAACCAGCGCGTGGCCGCCGACGGCCTGTCGAAGATCCCAGGCTTTATTACTCCAACGTTGATGGAGTGCTATCAGCGCGGTGAGGAGCCTGCGGCAACGGCGGTGCTGCCCGCACTTTTCTTCCTGTTCCTGCAGCGCTGGGCGCAAGGTCAGCTGCCTTACGAGTATCAGGATGGCGTCATGCAGGACGACGCTGTTCGGGCACTGTTCGCCTCTCCTGAGCCGCTCAAGGCCTTTGTCAGCGATGAAACCTTGTTTGCCGAACTCGCGCATTCCTCCGCTTTCCATGCGCTGATGGTGCGGACGGTCACTCGCCTTGAGGCGTGGATCAAGTCTCCTCGGCAGCCGCTGGCCGCAGCTTAA
- a CDS encoding DeoR faimly transcriptional regulator, with the protein MSREDKKQEQAARVAWMYYVAGMTQQDIARELGISRQVAQRLVSSAREQGMVTVKIAHPVARCLKLAQQVRERFGLEICRVVPSEGLGDEAIQQMLAVEGAEVMSQFIADEQPQVFGIGSGKTLRSIIDVLPWVERPQHHCVSMIGAIARDDSGTRYDMPLKMAEKMQGKYYFIPAPLYADSEEDRDMWCRHKVYQRVTDRALAANVAFLGVGEVDIGCPLNAEGFITDEQVNMLHGQGVAGEMLGHFFDHDGQRVYSELDALLTSVPLQSDNPRKIIAFSGGERKFAAIRAALTGRWMSGLVTDESTAVRLLGEA; encoded by the coding sequence ATGAGCAGAGAAGATAAAAAACAAGAGCAAGCCGCGCGCGTTGCCTGGATGTATTACGTGGCGGGAATGACGCAGCAGGACATTGCCCGCGAACTGGGAATTTCCCGCCAGGTCGCCCAGCGCCTGGTTTCTTCCGCACGCGAGCAGGGTATGGTGACGGTGAAAATCGCCCATCCGGTCGCCCGCTGCCTGAAGCTGGCGCAGCAGGTCCGGGAACGTTTCGGGCTGGAAATCTGCCGCGTGGTACCTTCGGAGGGGCTGGGCGACGAGGCCATCCAGCAGATGCTGGCGGTGGAAGGTGCTGAGGTGATGTCACAGTTTATCGCCGACGAGCAGCCGCAGGTCTTCGGCATTGGCTCCGGGAAAACGCTGCGGTCGATCATCGACGTGCTGCCGTGGGTAGAACGCCCGCAGCATCACTGCGTATCAATGATTGGGGCGATTGCGCGCGATGACTCGGGTACGCGCTACGACATGCCGCTAAAAATGGCGGAAAAAATGCAGGGCAAATATTATTTCATCCCCGCCCCTCTGTACGCCGACAGTGAAGAAGACCGCGACATGTGGTGCCGGCATAAAGTTTACCAGCGTGTGACCGACCGGGCGCTGGCGGCTAACGTCGCGTTTCTCGGCGTTGGCGAGGTGGACATCGGCTGCCCGCTGAACGCCGAGGGTTTTATTACCGACGAGCAGGTCAACATGCTGCACGGCCAGGGCGTTGCCGGTGAAATGCTGGGGCATTTCTTTGACCACGACGGCCAGCGCGTTTACAGCGAGCTGGATGCCCTGCTGACCAGCGTGCCGCTGCAAAGCGATAACCCGCGTAAAATAATCGCCTTCTCCGGCGGAGAGCGGAAATTTGCTGCCATCAGGGCGGCATTGACTGGCCGCTGGATGTCAGGCCTGGTGACGGATGAAAGTACGGCGGTGAGGTTGTTGGGCGAGGCGTGA
- a CDS encoding amino acid transporter translates to MAEIKLNVTDLHKRYGEHEVLKGVSLKANAGDVISIIGSSGSGKSTFLRCINFLEKPSEGTIVVSNQNINLVRDKDGQLKVADKNQLRLLRTRLTMVFQHFNLWSHMTVLENVMEAPIQVLGLSKQESKERAIKYLAKVGIDERQYVKYPVHLSGGQQQRVSIARALAMEPEVLLFDEPTSALDPELVGEVLRIMQKLAEEGKTMVVVTHEMDFARHVSSHVIFLHQGRIEEEGPPAELFGSPKSARLQQFLSGSLK, encoded by the coding sequence ATGGCTGAAATTAAATTAAACGTAACGGATCTGCACAAACGCTACGGCGAACATGAAGTGCTCAAAGGGGTGTCTCTGAAGGCTAATGCCGGGGACGTAATCAGCATTATCGGTTCGTCTGGCTCGGGCAAAAGTACCTTTTTGCGCTGCATTAACTTCCTTGAAAAACCCAGCGAAGGCACGATTGTGGTCAGTAACCAGAACATCAATCTGGTGCGTGACAAAGACGGCCAGCTCAAAGTGGCCGACAAAAACCAGCTGCGCCTGCTGCGTACCCGGCTGACGATGGTGTTCCAGCACTTCAATCTGTGGAGCCACATGACGGTGCTGGAAAACGTGATGGAAGCGCCCATTCAGGTGCTTGGCCTGAGCAAGCAGGAGTCAAAAGAGCGGGCAATTAAGTACCTGGCCAAAGTCGGCATCGATGAGCGTCAGTACGTTAAATACCCGGTGCATTTGTCCGGTGGCCAGCAGCAGCGCGTGTCCATTGCCCGCGCGCTGGCGATGGAGCCGGAAGTGCTGCTGTTTGATGAGCCAACTTCGGCGCTGGATCCGGAGCTGGTGGGTGAAGTGCTGCGTATTATGCAGAAGCTGGCGGAAGAGGGGAAAACCATGGTGGTGGTCACCCACGAGATGGACTTTGCCCGGCACGTCTCAAGCCACGTTATCTTCCTGCATCAGGGGCGTATTGAGGAAGAAGGGCCCCCGGCCGAGCTGTTTGGCAGCCCGAAAAGCGCCCGCCTGCAGCAGTTCCTTTCCGGATCGTTGAAGTAA
- a CDS encoding amino acid ABC transporter permease (with HisJPQ is involved in transport of histidine, lysine, arginine and ornithine): MIDIIHDYWQSLLWTDGYRYTGVAITLWLLITSVVMGGILALFLAIGRVSSNKFISFPIWLFTYVFRGTPLYVQLLVFYSGMYTLEIVKGTELLNAFFRSGLNCTVLALTLNTCAYTTEIFAGAIRSVPHGDIEAARAYGFSKVKMYRCIILPSALRIALPAYSNEVILMLHSTALAFTATVPDLLKIARDINSATYQPFTAFGIAAVLYLIISYVLISLFRKAEKRWLQHVKPASH; this comes from the coding sequence ATGATAGATATTATTCACGACTACTGGCAGTCGCTGCTGTGGACGGACGGCTACCGCTATACGGGCGTAGCCATTACGCTCTGGCTGCTGATTACGTCCGTGGTAATGGGCGGGATTCTGGCGCTGTTCCTCGCCATCGGGCGTGTGTCCAGCAACAAGTTTATTTCGTTCCCTATCTGGCTCTTTACCTACGTGTTTCGCGGCACGCCGCTCTACGTGCAGCTGCTGGTGTTCTATTCCGGGATGTACACGCTGGAGATTGTCAAAGGTACGGAGCTGCTCAACGCTTTCTTCCGCAGCGGCCTAAACTGTACCGTGCTGGCGCTGACGCTGAACACTTGCGCCTACACCACGGAGATTTTCGCTGGCGCCATTCGCTCGGTTCCGCATGGTGACATTGAAGCGGCGCGCGCTTACGGCTTTTCAAAAGTGAAAATGTACCGCTGTATTATTCTGCCTTCCGCGCTGCGTATTGCGCTGCCGGCCTACAGCAACGAAGTGATCCTGATGCTGCACTCTACGGCGCTGGCGTTTACCGCCACGGTGCCGGATCTGCTCAAGATTGCCCGTGATATTAACTCCGCAACCTACCAGCCGTTTACGGCGTTTGGCATCGCGGCCGTGCTGTATTTGATTATCTCTTATGTGCTGATAAGCCTGTTCCGCAAAGCGGAAAAACGCTGGCTGCAGCACGTTAAACCCGCTTCGCACTGA
- a CDS encoding amino acid ABC transporter permease (with HisJMP is involved in the transport of histidine/lysine/arginine/ornithine) — MLYGFSEVIFKGALVTLELALASVVLSVLIGLAGAGAKLSKNRPLALLFEGYTTLIRGVPDLVLMLLIFYGLQMLLNSITDALGMAQFDIDPMIAGIITLGFIYGAYFTETFRGAYLAVPKGHIEAATAFGFTGSQTFRRILFPAMMRYALPGIGNNWQVILKATALVSLLGLEDVVKATQLAGKSTWQPFYFAIVAGIIYLVFTTVSNGVLLWLERRYSVGVKRAEL; from the coding sequence ATGTTGTATGGCTTTTCCGAAGTAATTTTTAAAGGGGCTCTGGTTACGCTTGAGCTGGCGCTCGCCTCGGTTGTCCTTTCCGTGCTGATTGGGCTTGCCGGGGCTGGCGCAAAACTGTCCAAAAATCGCCCGCTCGCTTTGCTGTTTGAAGGCTACACCACGCTGATTCGCGGCGTGCCGGACCTGGTGCTGATGCTGTTAATTTTCTACGGTCTGCAGATGCTGCTCAACAGCATTACCGACGCGTTAGGCATGGCGCAGTTTGATATCGACCCAATGATTGCCGGCATCATCACGCTCGGCTTTATCTACGGGGCTTATTTCACCGAAACCTTCCGTGGTGCCTATCTTGCCGTACCGAAAGGCCATATTGAGGCGGCCACCGCCTTTGGCTTTACCGGCTCACAAACTTTCCGCCGTATTTTGTTCCCGGCCATGATGCGCTATGCCCTGCCGGGAATTGGCAACAACTGGCAGGTTATCCTGAAAGCAACCGCGCTGGTTTCTCTGCTTGGGCTGGAAGACGTGGTGAAGGCCACCCAGCTCGCCGGGAAAAGCACCTGGCAGCCGTTCTACTTCGCGATTGTGGCCGGGATTATCTACCTGGTCTTTACAACGGTTTCAAACGGAGTGCTGCTCTGGCTTGAACGCCGCTATTCCGTTGGCGTGAAGAGGGCCGAGCTATGA
- a CDS encoding histidine ABC transporter substrate-binding protein HisJ (with HisPMQ is involved in the transport of histidine): protein MKKLVLSLSLVLAFSSVTTAFAAIPKNLRIGTDPTYAPFESKNAQGQLIGFDIDLAKELCKRINTQCTFVENPLDALIPSLKAKKIDAIMSSLSITEKRQQEIAFTDKLYAADSRLVVAKGSPIQPTIESLKGKRVGVLQGTTQETYGNEHWAPKGIEIVSYQGQDSIYADLAAGRIDAAFQDEVAASEGFLKQPVGKNYQFGGPSIKDDKLFGVGTGMGLRKEDNELREALNKAFAEMRKDGTYDKLAKPYFDFNVYGE, encoded by the coding sequence ATGAAAAAGCTGGTTTTGTCTCTTTCTCTGGTGCTGGCGTTTTCCAGCGTGACCACAGCATTCGCTGCCATTCCGAAAAACCTGCGGATTGGCACGGACCCAACCTATGCGCCGTTTGAATCCAAAAATGCTCAGGGCCAGCTGATCGGTTTCGATATCGATTTGGCTAAAGAACTCTGCAAGCGCATTAACACCCAATGTACCTTCGTTGAAAACCCATTGGATGCGCTGATCCCATCGCTGAAAGCGAAGAAGATCGACGCCATTATGTCTTCCCTGTCTATCACCGAGAAGCGCCAGCAGGAAATCGCGTTTACCGACAAGCTGTACGCGGCGGACTCTCGCCTGGTGGTGGCAAAAGGCTCCCCAATTCAACCCACCATTGAGTCGCTGAAAGGCAAACGCGTCGGCGTGCTGCAGGGCACCACGCAGGAAACCTACGGCAATGAGCACTGGGCGCCAAAAGGCATCGAGATTGTCTCCTATCAGGGGCAGGATTCTATTTACGCTGACCTGGCGGCCGGGCGCATTGACGCCGCATTCCAGGATGAGGTCGCCGCCAGCGAAGGCTTCCTTAAGCAGCCTGTTGGCAAAAACTATCAGTTCGGCGGCCCGTCCATAAAAGACGACAAGCTGTTTGGCGTTGGCACCGGTATGGGGCTGCGTAAAGAAGATAACGAACTGCGTGAAGCGCTGAATAAGGCGTTTGCGGAGATGCGCAAAGACGGCACCTACGACAAGTTAGCGAAGCCGTACTTTGATTTTAATGTGTATGGTGAATAA
- a CDS encoding histidine ABC transporter substrate-binding protein HisJ (with HisPMQ is involved in the transport of histidine) has translation MKKSVLALSLLLGLSSAASVFAAIPQNVRIGTDATYAPFSSKDAKGDFVGFDIDLGNELCKRIQTKCTWVGSDFDSLIPSLKAKKIDAIISSLSITEKRQQEILFSDKLYAADSRLIAAKGSPIQPTLESLKGKHVGVLQGSIQETYGNAEWRPKGVDVVAYANQDLIYSDLAAGRLDAAFQDEVAGSEGFLKQPAGKDYAFAGPSVKDKKYFGDGTGIGLRKDDTELKAAFDKALAEMRKDGTYDKLAKKYFDFNVYGE, from the coding sequence ATGAAGAAGTCGGTTCTTGCACTGTCTTTACTGCTCGGTCTGTCCAGCGCAGCCAGCGTGTTTGCAGCGATTCCGCAAAACGTCCGTATTGGTACCGACGCGACCTATGCGCCATTCTCTTCCAAAGACGCGAAAGGGGATTTTGTAGGGTTTGATATCGATCTGGGTAACGAACTTTGCAAGCGCATTCAGACCAAATGTACGTGGGTAGGCAGCGACTTTGACTCCCTGATCCCGTCGCTGAAGGCGAAGAAAATTGATGCCATCATCTCTTCTCTGTCGATCACCGAAAAACGCCAGCAGGAGATCCTCTTCTCCGACAAGCTGTACGCGGCGGACTCTCGGCTGATTGCGGCCAAAGGCTCCCCGATTCAACCGACCCTCGAATCGCTGAAGGGCAAGCACGTTGGGGTGCTGCAGGGCTCAATTCAGGAGACCTACGGCAATGCCGAATGGCGCCCGAAAGGTGTCGATGTGGTGGCCTACGCCAACCAGGATTTGATTTACTCTGACCTCGCGGCCGGGCGTCTGGATGCGGCATTCCAGGACGAAGTTGCCGGTAGCGAAGGCTTCCTGAAACAGCCTGCCGGGAAAGACTATGCCTTTGCCGGTCCGTCGGTGAAGGACAAGAAGTACTTTGGCGACGGGACAGGTATCGGCCTGCGTAAAGATGACACCGAGCTGAAGGCCGCATTCGACAAAGCGCTGGCTGAAATGCGTAAAGACGGGACTTACGACAAACTGGCGAAAAAGTACTTCGACTTTAATGTTTACGGCGAATAA
- a CDS encoding 3-octaprenyl-4-hydroxybenzoate carboxy-lyase (catalyzes the formation of 2-octaprenylphenol from 3-octaprenyl-4-hydroxybenzoate), with the protein MKRLIVGISGASGAIYGVRLLQILQQLPEVESHLVMSNAARQTLALETDYSLRDVQALADVVHDSRDIAASISSGSFKTMGMAVLPCSIKTLSGIVHSYTDGLLTRAADVVLKERRPLVLCIRETPLHLGHLRLMTQASELGAVIMPPVPAFYHRPQTLQDIVDQTVNRVLDQFDLELPEDLFIRWGEHK; encoded by the coding sequence ATGAAACGACTGATCGTCGGTATTTCCGGAGCCAGCGGCGCCATTTACGGGGTGCGTTTACTGCAAATCCTGCAGCAGTTACCGGAGGTAGAAAGCCATCTGGTGATGAGCAACGCGGCACGCCAGACGCTTGCGCTGGAAACCGATTACTCGCTGCGCGACGTTCAGGCGCTGGCAGATGTCGTGCATGATTCTCGTGATATTGCCGCCAGCATTTCCTCTGGCTCGTTTAAGACCATGGGGATGGCAGTGCTGCCTTGCTCGATTAAAACGCTGTCCGGCATCGTACACAGCTATACGGACGGGCTGCTGACCCGTGCGGCGGACGTGGTGCTTAAAGAGCGTCGTCCGCTAGTGCTTTGCATTCGTGAGACGCCGCTGCACCTCGGCCACTTGCGCCTGATGACTCAGGCTTCTGAGCTGGGGGCGGTGATTATGCCGCCGGTGCCCGCGTTCTATCATCGCCCGCAAACGCTGCAGGATATTGTCGATCAGACGGTCAACCGGGTGCTGGATCAGTTTGACCTTGAGCTACCTGAAGACCTGTTCATCCGCTGGGGCGAACACAAGTAA
- a CDS encoding amidophosphoribosyltransferase (Catalyzes first step of the de novo purine nucleotide biosynthetic pathway) codes for MCGIVGIAGFMPVNQSIYDALTVLQHRGQDAAGIVTIDALNCFRLRKANGLVSDVFEARHMQRLQGNMGIGHVRYPTAGSSSASEAQPFYVNSPYGITLAHNGNLTNAHELRKKLFEEKRRHINTTSDSEILLNIFASELDNFRHYPLEADNIFAAIAATNRQIRGAYACVAMIIGHGMVAFRDPNGIRPLVIGKRDLGDGRTEYMVASESVALDTLGFEFLRDIAPGEAVYITEKGQLFTRQCADNPVSNPCLFEYVYFARPDSFIDKISVYSARVEMGKKLGEKIAREWEDLDIDVVIPIPETSCDIALEIARILEKPYRQGFVKNRYVGRTFIMPGQQLRRKSVRRKLNANRAEFRDKNVLLVDDSIVRGTTSEQIIEMAREAGAKKVYLASAAPEIRFPNVYGIDMPSANELIAHGREVDEIRQIIGADGLIFQDLDDLIEAVRVENPDITQFECSVFNGIYVTKDVDHKYLQYLESLRNDDSKALARQNEVENLEMHNEG; via the coding sequence ATGTGCGGTATTGTCGGTATCGCCGGTTTCATGCCGGTAAACCAGTCGATTTATGATGCGTTAACGGTGCTTCAGCACCGTGGCCAGGATGCCGCAGGCATCGTCACCATCGACGCGTTAAATTGTTTCCGTCTGCGTAAAGCGAATGGCCTGGTGAGCGATGTGTTTGAAGCCCGCCACATGCAGCGTCTGCAGGGGAATATGGGCATTGGCCACGTGCGTTACCCCACCGCCGGCAGTTCAAGCGCTTCTGAAGCCCAGCCTTTCTACGTCAACTCTCCTTACGGGATAACCCTGGCGCATAACGGTAACCTGACCAATGCCCACGAGCTGCGTAAAAAGCTGTTTGAAGAAAAACGCCGCCACATTAACACCACTTCTGATTCTGAAATCCTGCTCAATATCTTTGCCAGCGAGCTGGATAACTTCCGTCATTATCCGCTGGAAGCAGACAACATTTTTGCCGCCATCGCCGCCACTAACCGCCAGATTCGTGGCGCTTACGCCTGTGTGGCGATGATTATCGGCCACGGCATGGTCGCCTTCCGCGACCCGAACGGTATCCGTCCGCTGGTGATCGGCAAGCGCGACCTGGGCGACGGCCGCACCGAATACATGGTGGCCTCCGAGAGCGTAGCCCTGGACACCCTGGGCTTTGAGTTCCTGCGTGATATCGCGCCGGGCGAAGCGGTCTACATTACCGAGAAAGGCCAACTGTTCACCCGCCAGTGCGCCGACAACCCGGTCAGCAATCCGTGTCTGTTCGAGTACGTTTATTTTGCGCGCCCGGACTCCTTCATCGACAAGATCTCCGTCTACAGCGCGCGCGTTGAGATGGGGAAAAAGCTTGGCGAGAAAATTGCCCGCGAATGGGAAGACCTGGATATCGACGTGGTCATTCCGATTCCAGAAACCTCCTGTGATATCGCGCTGGAAATCGCCCGCATTCTTGAGAAACCGTACCGTCAGGGTTTTGTGAAAAACCGCTACGTGGGCCGTACGTTTATCATGCCGGGCCAGCAGCTGCGCCGTAAGTCCGTGCGCCGCAAGCTGAACGCCAACCGCGCTGAATTCCGCGACAAGAACGTGCTGCTGGTGGATGACTCCATCGTGCGCGGTACCACCTCTGAGCAGATTATCGAGATGGCTCGTGAAGCCGGCGCCAAAAAAGTTTATCTGGCCTCCGCCGCACCGGAAATTCGTTTCCCGAACGTGTACGGGATTGACATGCCGAGTGCCAACGAGCTGATTGCTCACGGGCGTGAAGTGGATGAGATTCGCCAGATCATCGGTGCCGACGGCCTGATTTTCCAGGATCTGGACGATCTTATCGAAGCGGTTCGCGTGGAAAACCCGGATATCACCCAGTTCGAATGCTCCGTCTTTAACGGTATCTACGTGACGAAAGACGTTGACCACAAATATCTGCAATATCTCGAATCCCTGCGTAACGACGACTCCAAAGCGCTGGCGCGTCAGAATGAAGTGGAAAACTTAGAGATGCACAACGAAGGCTAA
- a CDS encoding colicin V production protein (membrane protein required for colicin V production): protein MVWIDYAIIAVIGFSCLVSVIRGFVKEALSLVTWGCAFFVASHYYTYLSVWFTGFEDELVRNGIAIAVLFIATLIVGAIVNYVISALVQKTGLSGTDRVLGICFGALRGVLIVSAILFFLDTFTGFSKSDDWQKSQLIPQFSFIIRWFFDYLQSSSSFLPR, encoded by the coding sequence ATGGTCTGGATAGATTACGCCATCATTGCGGTTATCGGTTTTTCTTGCCTGGTAAGCGTAATACGTGGGTTTGTGAAGGAAGCGTTATCGCTTGTGACCTGGGGATGTGCTTTCTTTGTCGCCAGTCATTACTACACTTATCTGTCAGTCTGGTTCACTGGCTTTGAAGACGAACTGGTACGTAATGGGATAGCTATCGCGGTGCTGTTTATCGCGACGCTGATTGTCGGTGCGATAGTCAACTATGTGATTAGCGCGCTGGTGCAAAAAACCGGCCTGTCGGGTACAGACAGGGTGTTGGGGATCTGCTTTGGCGCCTTGCGTGGCGTACTGATAGTCTCCGCCATTCTGTTCTTCCTGGATACCTTTACCGGTTTTTCAAAAAGCGATGACTGGCAAAAGTCGCAGCTTATCCCGCAATTCAGTTTCATCATCAGATGGTTCTTTGACTATCTGCAAAGCTCGTCAAGTTTCTTGCCCCGCTAA
- a CDS encoding cell division protein DedD, with the protein MASKFQNRLVGTIILVALGVIVLPGLLDGQKKHYQDEFAAIPLVPKPGDSDEPDMLPAATQALPAQPPEGAAEEVRAGAAVPPGLNSGAIPNEGSAGVDEVPVAHEQPKPQPVQEKPKPKPVEKPQPKPAADNQTEQPTKTEKPADKAPTGQAYVVQLGALKNADKVNEIVGKLRGAGFKVYTSPTTPVQGKITRILVGPDASKDKLKSSLGELNSLSGLNGVVMNYSPR; encoded by the coding sequence GTGGCGAGTAAGTTTCAAAACCGATTAGTCGGAACCATTATTCTGGTAGCGCTGGGCGTCATTGTGCTGCCGGGCCTGCTGGACGGGCAAAAAAAACATTATCAGGATGAATTCGCGGCGATTCCTTTGGTGCCAAAACCGGGAGACAGCGATGAACCTGATATGTTGCCGGCGGCTACCCAGGCTCTGCCGGCGCAGCCGCCAGAAGGCGCAGCTGAAGAGGTAAGGGCGGGGGCTGCCGTGCCGCCGGGGCTGAATAGTGGGGCTATCCCGAATGAAGGCTCTGCGGGCGTTGACGAAGTACCCGTCGCACACGAGCAGCCTAAGCCTCAGCCGGTGCAGGAAAAACCGAAGCCGAAGCCGGTGGAAAAGCCGCAGCCTAAACCTGCCGCCGATAACCAGACTGAGCAGCCGACGAAGACGGAAAAACCAGCCGACAAAGCGCCGACCGGGCAAGCCTATGTGGTGCAGCTTGGCGCATTGAAAAATGCGGACAAAGTAAATGAAATTGTTGGTAAACTGCGCGGGGCCGGGTTCAAAGTTTACACCTCGCCGACAACGCCTGTGCAGGGGAAAATCACCCGTATTCTGGTTGGGCCTGATGCCTCAAAAGATAAGCTGAAGTCCTCGCTGGGCGAGCTGAATTCGCTTTCTGGCCTGAACGGCGTGGTGATGAACTACTCGCCGCGGTAG